TGGGTATGGGAACCTGATTCCGATTTCTACGCTCCAGCGCCATCAGTCTAATGGCTACCAATTGGCAAGTCCGGTGCATAATAAAATGTGGATCGTTCCAACACGCAGCCAGAAGCAGGCAATTGTGGCCAGTCGGGTGCAATGTTGCTATGTGCTCCATATTTCCTGGAACATTTTGAGGTTGAGGCTCGTCCGTATGAAACGCCTGGACAACGAGGACACACCGATGAACGGGGACTCCGTATGTACACAACATTCATGACATTATAAGCGTTTCAATGGCGCCCGTGAATgaagcacacgtacacgcttTTCACTATTTATTGACCAAGTTCGACAAGAACATCGTACCGGGAACATAATGCCACCCTCATTCGATGTCACTGCATTTAGATACTATTCCAAAGTACAAGTTGTCGGTTTTATGTTATGCGAGGCGAGGATCAAATAAGTTTTAGTTAAGGAATACGAAACAATATACGATGCTATGTTTAATTTCATGAAAATATTTTAGTGCTCTAAGTCAAGCTTATAATGGGACTGTGAATCAGTTTTCCAAGCGACGTTAAATGTATAGCAGATCATTTATTATCAAACTCATGCTCTCGTTCCTATCTTTCGCTTCTGTCGTATCGTGTTCGCTGCGCGTTGGTTTCACGTTAGTTTTTCCTCCAGATGTGAAAAGCTCATCTTGCACCAGAACCTAACCGTCTCTTTCgtctattttgttttcgcttcttttacACACATGAACCGCGAACGTGGCATTTTCATTGGGATGATGTTAGCTCAAGGAAAAAGTTGCTTCGCTGGAGAAGAAACTAACCGAGGAGAAGCGCCGGAACGAGGATCTACAGTTCAGCGTGGACGAGGTGACCTTCTGTGGCGAGGAGCTCAATGTAAGTACTCCAAGGTTAGGGGGACAGGGTGGCCAAGGGATCCCGGGTCCGGGGGTTTGTTGGCCAACACTATACACTACGTGCCACCTCGTACATGTGAGGGACTGCGGTGCTGCTTTCCTTTTGGTGGGCTCTCGGTGTCAagatgaagcataaattattattagcTTCGTGACTGGGTCACATCCTCTCGGTTCAGTTCCGTATCGAGTTGGTGTAAGAACCATTAATGAAGTCTTAACGTAGTTTCAACCCCCGAGAGACAACACACTACAGGTGTCTATCGTGGTTCTACTCTTAAAGAAACAATTGCACCTGTTGTACAACAATTTCATACATTCCATGTTTCATTTAATGTCTAATTCATCCTTCACATTGCGTACCTTATTTTCAgggaaaaattcaaaattctgTAAATGTGAGTATCACATCGTTCGTAAAGAGCAACTGAACAGCTGTCCACCACCGAAATCGATATTGACGTATCGATATTGGCTTAGTTATACCGTTGCATGAAGTAATATTATTCATTATTCGCCTTGTAGAATGTCCTTTTCCTGTTTATGAGATGTGTTAACCAATTTGCTTTCCTCCGTTGAATCATTCGCGTTCAATTGGTTTTGCTGTGTTGCTCTTTACGAATCGACTCCCATTCCACATTGGTGCTTAATAATTGGTACTGATCTCATATACTGTATGTCGTAAGAAAACCGTTTGCATGATATTCTCTCGCTGATATTTTCCTTATTTTGCATGACGATTGTATCGTATGAAGTTGTCCCTTTAAGTTGAAATCCGTATGTTCTGTTGCATCCGTAGCTTCTCTGTTAGACAACGAATGTTTGTTCATTGACGGGGAAGTCAGGTTAGAGCATCCGTGGGATTTATTCGCCCGTTGAGATAAGAGCTTGTCATGTAGTGCTTTCTTGGAATTAATCGATCTACTCTAAAATTCCTCCTGGATCAGGTACAAACTCAAGTGTTCAAGGAACGGATAGCGGAGTTGGAAGCACAATTGAGCAGTGGTGGGTCTGAGAAGGTTGGCGAATCCACTGCGGCCACTGTACTGCCGGAAGATGTCAATGGTAAGGACAAAGCTCTTGTAACCAGTTCAACCGATGAACCATGAACCAACCAACTTTCCCTCCACTTCACGCAGTCATTAGGGTACAGCTGAACACCGAGATCGATAGGCTGAAGGCGGAAAATTCCTCCAAAGATCAGAAGCTACATCTTACCGAAGAGTTGAAGCGTTCgcttgaaaatgaaattcaaaatctACACGAAAAGCTCGCCGAAACGGAGCGTTCTGCGGCTAGCAAGCTATCGGCGCTTACGATTAGCGAGGAGTGTCTTAAGGAGCAGATCAACTATCTCGAGCATCGGGTCGACGAGCAAAGTGATCAGCTAACGGCGAAGGATGCTGAACTGGAGAAGCACAATTTGGCGCTGAAAAATGCCGAAAGCGAGGTTGATGAACACGTTGCAGCGTTGCAGGGAGAGCTGCGCGCAAAGCAAGAACTGCTGggggaaagcgagaaaaatcTTAGGAAACTCGAAGCGGAAATGGACGAACTGAGGGGTGATCTACGTCAACGGGATTTGAAGGTAGCCGAGGGTGAAACCGGCATGAAAGTGGTGCTTCAGGAGAAGGATGCAACGATCGAGAAACTGAAGCAACAGGTGGCTGATCTGGAGCAGAAGCTTACCATCGACACAGTAGCTCGCTCAACGTTAGAGGAGGAACTGAAGGTTGCCAAACGAGCGGCGGCAGATCTTGAGGTAAGCCGTAACGGTAACGAGAAATTGTTACTAGAACTGCAGGAGAAACTGGCAACGAGTGAGAAAAGTCTACAAGCAGAGATTAAAATGCGGCAAGAGAAGGAGTCGATGGGGCTTCAAATGCAAGCGTTACTGACGGAACTGGGCACATCGAACGATGAAATGACCGCTCAATTGGTGACCAAAGAGGAAGCATTAACCAACGGCAAAAAGTTGCTAGATGAGCTGGAAGCTGATCGTTTGAAACTTCAAGCAGACCTGAAAACACTACGGGAAACCATCGAGCAGACGCGCACTGAGGCGGAagcaaaatcgatcgaactgcAGGCCAGGATTGATGCCGATCGGACGAACCTCGAAGCCACCAAGAAGCAACTGCATGCTGCCGAGCAGGAAAATCTAGCCAAAGATAAGCAACTTGAGGAAGACGAGGTCCTAGTGGCAGCACTACAGAAGGAACTCAAGGAGCTTAACGGGGCAAATGTCACACTAAATCAGGAACTGTCGGCCATCAAGAACAGTTTCGCTGACAAAGATGGTACGGTGGCGAAATTGCTCGAGGAGAAAGGTGCTCTAGAATCTCAACTGCAATCCACGAGTGCAGAAGCTGCagaaaaactgaaacaatTGGAAGAAGAGCTAGCGCAACGTGAAATCGCTTGGCAGAAGGATGAGGAGCAGAAGGCTGCCCTCACGAAACAGGAACTTTCCCAACGCGATGCAAAGCTAGGTGAGCTTACCGTTGCAACGGAAGAACGCCAAAAGCAATTGGATGCAGCGCGTCAAACATTACAAGAATTACaagaaaaattgaaagaaacggATGTAGCGCTTGTATCGAAATCTGCTGATGCCCAGCTCTTTGAGCAACAGTTGGTAAGTTTGCGTGCCGAACTTTCCACGAAAGAGGAACAAACAGGCAAGCTCAATGCAGCTCTCACCGAGGCCACCAGCCGCTTGGAGGGCGACGAGAAGAAACTGAGTGAAGTGCAGGAACAGTTCGGTAAACTGGAAATCGAACATGCCGATTTACGGCGCAAAATGGAAGCACTTGAGCAAAAATCGTCCCAAGTGCAGGCTCAGAAAGCAGAACTGGAACAGGAACTGCATACGCTTCGATCAAGCACACTGGATTCCAACTCGGAGCTGGCGAAGGTTAGCGAAGAGCTGAAAGCTAAACAGCGTGCGTTGGAAGAGCTGCAGGACAGCTATAACACGTTTAAGATCGACAACGAACGGCGTGCGGATGAGAGTGCTCAGTTTAATGCCAGCTTACAGGAACAAGTTGTGCGTTTGCGCCAAGAGATGCAACAGATCACCGATCAAAAGATCATCCAGGAGAACGAACTGAACACGGAGCTTCGCAAGATCAAGGACATGgccgagcaggagaaggaaaatcTCGTGCGTGAGATTGCTGCGCTTCGAGCGAGTTTCGACGAGGAAACGTTACGGTTGAGGAATGAGTTGGCGGACAGTGCGGCAAAGGAAGCATCGCTGAAGGATCAGTTAGCGACACTGCAAACGCTACACGATCAATCTTCGGCCCAACAAATGGCTGAACTGGAGCGGATCCATACGGAACGTACCCAGGAAAAGGAAGCTAGCGAAGCCCGAGCCAATGAAGCGGCCGATAGAGAGGAAAAGCTCAAGAAACAGCTGGAAGATATGAGAGCGGAATTACAGGAATTTACACACAATCTGGACGTAGTTCGCAAGGCTTCTGAGGAGGGTTCGGGCGAGCTATCGAGACAACTGGAGCAAAAGTCAGCAACCATTGCCGGATTGGAGAAGGAGCTGGGACAGCAGCGTACACAGCTAGAGCAGCGATCCCAGGACGTGAGTGAAATGATCGAGAAGCTAGACGCGAGTGCCAAAGCACAATCGGAACTGCTAAAACAGTTGGCCGACAGTCAGGAGCAAGTGTTGGCCCTGAGCAAAGCCAAGGATGAATCGGAAAAAGCTTGCCAAGCAACGCGCAAACAGCTGGATGAACTTAATAGTACGTTCGGTGAGATGGAGGAAGAGCAGGTGGATCTGGTTAGTCGCGAGGAAACGTTGAAGAAAGAGCTGGCTCAGCTCGAGGAACGCATGCAGGGTTCTGCCAATGAGCACCTTAATCAGCTTGAGCTGCTGAACAGTAAGAACAACGATATGTTGAAGCTGGTCGAGACGACAACGGAGGCTAAGACGGCAGTAGAGAAGGAACTGACTTTGCTAAAGACCGAACTGGACCAGAAGTCTGCTACCACGCTGACTCTGCAATCCAGAGTGGACGAGCTAATACCGTTGGTCCAGACGTGTGCTGAGATGGAACAGAAGCTACAATCTctacagcagcaactggcggCCAAAGATTCAACGACGGAGGAGCTCACGAAGACTTTGGAGGGTTCGAAACAGGAATCTGCGGCACGGTTGGTGGCTTTGAGCgctgccgaagaagaagcacaaaagTTACGCCAAGCTATTTCCGGCAAGGATGCGAATCTACAGGAACTTCAATCGAAGCTCGATGCATCGGATCAGAATCTAAAGGAGCGTAGTGATGCAGCAAATCGTTTGACTGTCGAACTGCGCCAGACGATTGAGAGTGGCCGCACCACCCAGCGCGAGCAAGAGGATCGTGCCAAAGAGCAACAACGTCGGATTAGCGAGCTGGAAACGAAACTGGCAGCTCAAGCAACACAATTTGATGAGCTGCTCGATCGCAAGAAATGTTCCGAAACAGAACACTCGGCCCGGACGCACGAACTATCCCAGAAGCTactcgaaatggaaaatagcAAACGGCAAGAAATTCAGGAGCTAGAGCAACGGTTGTCGGTAATGGTGGAGCATACCGAGGCTCAACTTACCGCCGCGGTAAGTACTGCCACCGCACAGCAACGTTCGGCCGAAAAGCGCCAGCAGGAGCTCGAGTGTACCAGAAAGGATCTAGAGCTACGTGAAACGGAGCTACAGTTGGCGAACCGTCGGTTGGAGAAGGACAATGAACGATTGCGGGCGGATTTGCTGGTCAAAGAACGGGAACTGGCAAAGCTAGATAAGGCAGCTGCCAACAATGTCCAGCCAACGGCGACATCGCTGGTCGGTTTAACGGAAGATGATAGCGGAGCACAGATTGATTTCCTCAACTCGATCATCGTCGATATGCAGCGCAAAAATGAGAAACTGAAGCTGCGTGTGCAAGCGCTCGAATCAACTGGCACCGAAAGGTAAGAGAACACGTGAAGAGAATCCGAGGGGCGTTGGGAATTATGTGGGATATTAATGTCTCACCTTTTCTACTTCTCAATCTCAGTCACAACATGAGCTTCGAGATCCAGAAACGCAAACCGGCGCCCCGCGTTTTCTGCGACATTTGCGACGAGTTTGATCAGCATGAAACCGAAGATTGTCCCAAGCAGTGTTCCGACAGTCCACCGGAATCGTTGAAACatccgggtggtggtggtgatgcgaaGGAACGCAAGTTGCCAGCGCCTCGAAAGTATTGTGAAAGCTGTGAGGGTAAGTTCGCAAATAGAAGGACGGGGTTATCTAGCTTAGTGTCCTTAGACGACGATATCATGTTTCTTCGTCCACCGCGAGGTTCACGCGGGGGTCATTCTAGATAATAAAAAAGCGAGCGCTCGGAACGCTAGGTTAATTTATTGTGTCCTACACGACCACCGTGTTCCGTTGAAAGTAATAAATTTAAGGTGGATTAAAGGACGGGGACGGGAATAAACATGATATCGCTTTAGGGTCCAATTAGCTACATCCTTTTTGGGAAGTTCATTCGTATCGCggcatggttggtggtgcattgcatttaattttctACGCCATGCACCTTCTCCGTATGATGTTACGACCGTACTAAATGTAATCTTTccttttcgttctcttcttttttcagTGTTTGACCACGAGATAGGAGAGTGTCCTGATGATGAAACGTACTAGGGTCATCGCTTCAACTCCGGAAGTCGCTCAATTTGTACGGCTCAACGGGAACGGTTTTATTGTTCGTTTCACATCGATACCGATTTCTTAGAGCGttgtttccctttccttttaaTGTTCTTATTTGTGCTCGATCCGCAAATTTAGTTGCAGACGAGATGAGGTCGATTATTTATAAAGGGCAGGCAGGAATGAGGGAATGAAATATGTTATATGTTGAcagtttgttttaaaaaatgattagCTGGAGATCGGAAAGGTATGATTTCAGAAGAACAGATAGGATAATTGTTAAATCAAGTTCCTTGTGAACCATTTCGAGGTAAAATCAATCGCAATATAAAGGCATGATTTAGCATTAGTTAGaataattcaatatttataCTGAACATACAATATATATAGGTCACCAAACAGACACACCTTACACACCCTCGTTCGTACCGTAAACGACGCACAGCCGAGCCCAGCCCTCGAGATGGTTGGCCCGTTAAAACGCGGTCCGAATGAGtcgcatgctgctgccgcagcagACCAAGCCCCATCCCGAATAGGAGCGTGCCCTCGGTCGTTCAATCGccaccttccttcttttctttcatcgCCTCACGGAACCGCTCCTCGAACAGCGAGAGCTCAGACAGCAGATCGGTGATGGCGTTCATGAAGGCTTCGTGCGGCGAATATTCCGACGTCGTCTGGATGCGCAGAACGAACTTGTGCTCGAGCGGGTGGGGAAGTTTATAGCCTGCGAACAGGACATTCGGGTCCTTCAGTagctggctgatgatgatgacgagcgagaaagagaaagcatcAGTATTTGCGCCAGGTTCCGGTGAGGCTCACAACTCACTTGCGGATCATGTTTCCCAGTGTATGATCTTCCTTGTTGACGGTGAAGATGGCCGCATTCGGCACCTTCATGTCCGGCTCCTTTATGATCCTGACGAAGGACGAGAGAGCAAATCGAGGATAACAACCGACAATCACAACAGAAAACCCACGCTCCTGGCCGGCCACACACGGCGTTCCTCGAACTTACTTCTTTTCTCCCTCGTACAGCAGGAAGGATTCGAATGTTGGCGGTGCGTTCATTGTTGAATGAGGTAGTTTTACTAATAAAGTATCTGAAAAGTACTGAACTGAACCGGGAACGGACGCTTTTTTCACGAAATATCCGAAAAACACCGGCAACGATTTTGTTTACACTCGCTTCGTGCCGCCTTGTTTGACAGTGATGTCTTTCTTTGGACGTGTGTCGGTTCTTAGAATCTTTTGCAAGTCGCTGTTTATACGGATGAGCCCATTTCTACACTGCTAATTTTGAGGGTTAATTCAGTATTTTAGGATGCGGGTTTCGACGAAAAATACTTCCCATTAATTTAGAAACAGATTTTCGTGGTTTGAGATTagatttttgatatttttttttggttttgaaaatgaaGGAGGCGAGCTGTCAAAGCGCAACCTGCAGCGAAACTTGGACGATCCGGCGCACGCAACCCGAAGCAAGCCatcctttttcgttcgtcCGGGCGGTTTCTCGTGGAAATCCTGTTCGTTTTATCCGCGGACCTCGTCGCGAGGAAGTGTCCTGCTGGCGTTCTGCGAGTGATCTTGGTCCTGCAGCGAGAAAAGTAACGAAACGCCCGCCTAACGGCACGCACGGTTCGGTGGTGTGAAGCAAACCTGAATAAACAAACCGTGAAACGCGAAGTAGTGCAAACGTCCGCGTTGGTAACCACGGACGACGTCGTCACCCGCGTTCGCTCTTATCTCTCGCTGTTCCCGGAGTGGACCTCCTTTTATCGGCTGATAATTGGTGGGGTGTTTTACCGCGAGAAGCCGTTCGGTGCCAGATAAAAGCGGGACCACAAACGGGCGCTTGAGTCGCTTAAGTGCCCCGCAAGCTGCGTTTCCGCGACTCCCGGTGGCCGTATCAACAACTGTGCGCGCTGCAAAAGTAGTGTTTTGGGAGTTTTCTTCTGTTCCAGGAgttttcgtggaaaaaaaggaaaacgcgaACCACGACCAGCCCCGATTCGCGTCCCGCATTTGACAGTAGCTGTCAAAGTCCTGCTGAGCGATCCGTGCGGAATCCGGGGCTCGTCCAGCAGGGGGGGCGTGTTGTGTGAAGAAGGATTGTGTGCCATTTTTCAGTgcttttcgtcttcttttcaCAGTGAAATTCCGTGCTTGCAGCTAAGCAGCAGCCTCCGCCCGTGAAAACGCGTCCAGCCTCCCGACGCCGGTCGCTCGCCTGCTTACTGTGTGTTGtgtctacgtgtgtgtgtgtgaatgtgtatGTGCATTTCGTGTAGGAGCTGTACGTGTTTTGTGTCACATTTTTAGTGCCCGTCGTGAGTGAATCGCTAAAATCGGTCCTCCCTCCTACTGCCGCCCCGTTCGGTAACATTCTCCGGCAGTTCCGCCAAGATCCGTGCCGACGGTAGTGCGTGAGGTGTGCGACCGTCTGGCAGCTCGCCTGAAGAAGGTGTCCTGCTGTCTCGTTTGTGCCCCGGAGCTGTGTTTGTGCCGCGTGTCTGTATCATCGCAAATAATCAATGCAAATAACTAGCCACTGGATACGCCAGTAGCAGCGCCACACCCCCTCAAAACGACAAGAAAGTCGTCGTCTCCAAGCAACaggcgacggacggacggacgaacgaacggggcaACGTAGGTAAAGTAGGCGGCAGCGACTGTGAAGACGTTCGATTCGCCAAAGTACCGGCGCATCAAGTAGACTGCGACGTAAAGTGCACCCACGGGGATCAATCAGCATGGCAGAAGCAGCTAATAGTGCGGCAGCAGgtgcgacggcggcagcagctgcagcagctggtggagCAGCAGGGGGAGCGGCGGCCAATAACAACGGTATTGTCAACACGAACCCAAACGCAGAAGTCATCCGTGGCCAGTTGTTCGAGGTCGGACCTCGGTACACCAACCTGGCCTACATCGGTGAAGGAGCCTACGGAATGGTTGTGTAAGTACCCAGAATCTTTAGCCAGCCCAGACactcctctccttccttcgttgACCTACTTTTCAGCCCACCTAGGCCACCGTCGGTGGTTGGTCGGGTCCATCTTTTGCCTGTTTGTTGCCTGTTTATTGCATACATTTGTCACCCGCTTTCCCGTCCAGTCgggacgggttttttttttattcatttttgcttctttggTATTTTTAGTTCCATTCTGTTATTTTGGGGTGCCTTTGCTATCATCAGCATGACGGCAATGGCAACGGTGACGGTCTTTGGTTGCTCTCTGGAGCATCGCGCACATGCGAATCGTCGTAGGATGTGGTTTTTGGCAACGGCGAACGCTGGTGGTAGCGCATAAAAAGTGTTGATAAAAATAACTCCATCGCATTCCTTCCACCAACTGCGGCTAACCGGCGCCCCGTGGGCTGCAATAAGCAGCGAACAGTTCTTTTCCTGGCGAATTATCTGCATCCGGGGCGATGGCTCAATGTTGGGACagagaaaatcaatattaaaccacatccacacatacacagcctCCATCGGGCGCCTGCAAAGCGCTAGCGGTGGCGAGATAGAGCAGCATTACCACCAGGAATGGCATGCAGGAAACTCGGCGTCACGCTTTTTTAATATGCTACCACTGCCGGAACAGCCGGGCCTGGCTTTATGATGACACAAGACAGTTGATAGAGGTTTCACGCTCTGCATCGATTGCAGGCGGATTAAAGGAAACAATAGTCCGTTGATCCtctctgtcgctgctgctatcaGCGCGCATTACTCGGATCAATTGCAACCCGGGCTTCCGGTTGATCCCTCGGCTTTATGGCTGATCACTGTGCTTGTTACGCGTACTTATAACTCACTGGTTCATAGAATACAAAGCATAAATAAGGGGAACGCGTACAAACATAATTTAATCGAAAGGGAGGGGCTACAGGATGGGAATGTTTGGTTGGGATTCAAGGGAACCGCAACCGTTCAAAAGTGAATCGTGCCCATCTGCTAATGAGTGTGCTTCACTGTTCTGTGAAGCAAAACGTGTCCTCACATccgtttgtttgatgttggcGTCCCATACGCGCTTATCCTACTGAGCGGAGGATCTCACGCTCTTTTTCGTTCGATGATTTTTCTAGATGACCAACACGTGTAATGGCATGCATCGAACCCTCGGCACGAAGTGGGGTTTTCCGGGAATGGGCACAATGGTAACGCCCCTTTGGCGACATTCGTTTGATCGTCAATCCCCATTAGTTATCGGCTTTATATCGCTTTAAATTTAGATCTGTCAAAAGCGTAAGCAACGCTAATGGATGACGCTTGGTTACAGGCATCTCTTTCATTGCTGCATCGTTTTTTCTAAGAAGGTTTGCCTTATTTTGCGAAAAAGAGATAAAGTTTTCTTCGGCTGGTTTCATGAGTGGTACCCGAGGGCATCCCGGTACCGGGACTACGCATGACACCCTAAATTTCCCTGTCGAAAATTGGATGAAAATTGGTTGGCACTAAGGATGTTGATGTGATACTGTTCATCGAGCGTCACGTACTGATGGTGTCCCTGATGTGGTCTTCCAGCACGAAGGTATGTTTGTGGGGAGGGGCTTTTCCGTGCACTCCGCACACACGGGATCACATTCACGTTCTCACATCACTTCACATCAAAAATCACATTCTCTAGAGGTCGGCCGATGCCATGCAAGGGTTTATAACGTTCCGTTTCTTGGTTGAAcagagaagcaacagaaaacgaaaagcaatcgGTGTAGAGAGCACGCAGAGACGGTTTAGCTGTTGCTAGGTGCGTTTCTAAGCTACTGTCTAGCCCCGTTGACTcttgtttgtttcgattggtCACGTGTTGCTTTCATTCCATTCTAGTCAACCTCTCTGGCACTCGATGCTCTAGGCTCAGTAATCCCGGAGGAAGCGAACCGCCGTAACGTGTGCCATCTTGGAAGATGAAATTACCTTTTGGGAAGAAGCCCAGCTTCCGGTACGGACGGGAGGAGCTTCCgttttttccttccgtttcggGATCAAAAGACGTCCAGAGTGTCGGGCAGGACAGTGTGCCTTGGGCCGAGACGTTTTAGGCGTCCTTCCGCAGGGATTATTGTGATTATGTGCCGTCCTGGTCTCCATTCATTTCATCACTTCTCCCTCCTCACCGAGCGTGCTGGTGGGAGTTGTGTTTGTCACAATGTTGGGTGGTGGATGGCGGTGAATGAAATATCACCGAACCGCCGAACGGCGGTAATGTGTGCAACAGGCAAAGTATAGAAAGAATAGCGGCATCAAGTACGCCCCCTTCCTTCGTGCGTCATCATCCCATCGGAACCGGAGTCCAGTAAATGGCGGTCCTTGGTATCAAGCTGCTGTAGTTGTTGCCCGGTGCACAATTCGCAGATAGTGAAGCCATAATTGTTCCAACTAAGGAAGGCGCAACGTTCTACGTCATTACCCTTAGATACGATTATGGGTTTTGCGTTGGGTGCCTGTTTCTAAGCATGCATTGTGTAAGGCGGCCACAGTAATGATGCCTGGGAAGTGGCTTGAATGGTGTGCGCAATTTGTTGTTCGTTAATTACTTCAATCTACTTGGTTTTGAGCTCGAGCCAAGCCTCAATTTTGATATTACTCGAATTAATGACTATTTTGAGCAACACTGGAAGCTACAGTTAACGAAAGCATAGAATACACTCTAAATAGATGGTACATTTTGGTTGAAATTAGAAAACtgtttggaatgatgatgaattgatCTGGTTGAGAATAAAGCAACATCTTTCCGCTATCGTAGTATCGCGAGACAGACGAGGTAAATGATCATGATGATAAGCACGTGATTGCAGTACGATGATGAGTGTTTTTCCGCCATTAATCGGTCACGATGCTTGTGTGTCCCATCCTATACTTTGCACGATTGGCGTAATGATaggaccaaaccaaacccaaaacaagcTAGCCAGCTGGTACCTCCTGCGAGGGGGCAACAAATGATATTCATGTTCTCTAGCGAGAGCGGCGGGTGCCCTGGGTCAATTCTAATTAATATTCTTACTTTTGCGCAAACCATCGCATCTTTGCGTGATTGCGTATCGTTGCTCTGTGTACTACTCGAGTGTTTGCTCCTCGTCCTGGCCTGGTCCCTAGTTGGAATCGCGTGCCAAGCAAATATTCAACTTTTCGCATTTTGCCTCGTTTTCCATCGTTTATACGCATTTCCTACAGATTTAatttgcagcagcaagggTTTGGTGATTTTCACAATTGAATTCTTGGCTCTGATGGAGTGATGGATGGTGGAGGAGACGCAAAAGATACAATTTGTGAGCGAAATATGCTGTTCTGGCGCAGCATTTCGGAATTTGGTTCTCTTTTGGTCTTTGTTGAAGTGAATGTGGCTTGCATCAATGTTCTTAATACTACTCagtgtaaaaaaaatatttctttgTGCACTTCTGCCTATG
The sequence above is a segment of the Anopheles darlingi chromosome 2, idAnoDarlMG_H_01, whole genome shotgun sequence genome. Coding sequences within it:
- the LOC125959032 gene encoding restin homolog isoform X9, with protein sequence MQEREIDREESANQSIMYQKNIQQLKEKVASLEKKLTEEKRRNEDLQFSVDEVTFCGEELNVQTQVFKERIAELEAQLSSGGSEKVGESTAATVLPEDVNVIRVQLNTEIDRLKAENSSKDQKLHLTEELKRSLENEIQNLHEKLAETERSAASKLSALTISEECLKEQINYLEHRVDEQSDQLTAKDAELEKHNLALKNAESEVDEHVAALQGELRAKQELLGESEKNLRKLEAEMDELRGDLRQRDLKVAEGETGMKVVLQEKDATIEKLKQQVADLEQKLTIDTVARSTLEEELKVAKRAAADLEVSRNGNEKLLLELQEKLATSEKSLQAEIKMRQEKESMGLQMQALLTELGTSNDEMTAQLVTKEEALTNGKKLLDELEADRLKLQADLKTLRETIEQTRTEAEAKSIELQARIDADRTNLEATKKQLHAAEQENLAKDKQLEEDEVLVAALQKELKELNGANVTLNQELSAIKNSFADKDGTVAKLLEEKGALESQLQSTSAEAAEKLKQLEEELAQREIAWQKDEEQKAALTKQELSQRDAKLGELTVATEERQKQLDAARQTLQELQEKLKETDVALVSKSADAQLFEQQLVSLRAELSTKEEQTGKLNAALTEATSRLEGDEKKLSEVQEQFGKLEIEHADLRRKMEALEQKSSQVQAQKAELEQELHTLRSSTLDSNSELAKVSEELKAKQRALEELQDSYNTFKIDNERRADESAQFNASLQEQVVRLRQEMQQITDQKIIQENELNTELRKIKDMAEQEKENLVREIAALRASFDEETLRLRNELADSAAKEASLKDQLATLQTLHDQSSAQQMAELERIHTERTQEKEASEARANEAADREEKLKKQLEDMRAELQEFTHNLDVVRKASEEGSGELSRQLEQKSATIAGLEKELGQQRTQLEQRSQDVSEMIEKLDASAKAQSELLKQLADSQEQVLALSKAKDESEKACQATRKQLDELNSTFGEMEEEQVDLVSREETLKKELAQLEERMQGSANEHLNQLELLNSKNNDMLKLVETTTEAKTAVEKELTLLKTELDQKSATTLTLQSRVDELIPLVQTCAEMEQKLQSLQQQLAAKDSTTEELTKTLEGSKQESAARLVALSAAEEEAQKLRQAISGKDANLQELQSKLDASDQNLKERSDAANRLTVELRQTIESGRTTQREQEDRAKEQQRRISELETKLAAQATQFDELLDRKKCSETEHSARTHELSQKLLEMENSKRQEIQELEQRLSVMVEHTEAQLTAAVSTATAQQRSAEKRQQELECTRKDLELRETELQLANRRLEKDNERLRADLLVKERELAKLDKAAANNVQPTATSLVGLTEDDSGAQIDFLNSIIVDMQRKNEKLKLRVQALESTGTESHNMSFEIQKRKPAPRVFCDICDEFDQHETEDCPKQCSDSPPESLKHPGGGGDAKERKLPAPRKYCESCEVFDHEIGECPDDETY